CTATTTAGAACTTCAACACTGTTTGCTCTGGTAATCAGTCCCAGATATAAATCTGTGTCTGAACTTCACATGATATCCTTTACACCTAACAGTAGCGATGGCCACAATTTGTCATCAAGTTGATAAAAATCATCAATCACATTAAAATCATGCCACGGGTAACAGGAGAAAGGTCAGCAAATTAACTTACACGTACTGCCGATTATGATCTAGATCTCATCTGCTCGCCTCTGCAACTTCATGTGAAATTGTAAGTCTAGGAGACATCTCCGAAAGATGATATTTCATGCGAACATGCTGCCAGTGTCCAAAGACAATCTTTCAGGTAAACATGATGCGTAGCTATTGCTTGCTGGTGAGCTGGAGTTCTTAGTTGCCCGTGATGGAATCAAACCAATAGATGAGAGGTAGCGTGATGTCTGCTGGAAGCAATTCACCAACACATCAAGGGTGATATTTACCTCAACTCGTGGACTGAACTGATGGCAGCAATATGCAGCGTCTCAAGGTTTCCTATCCAGCGGCTGCAGGCAGTTGAGCTATGATTTGAGTAGACATGGGGCCTGGTCGAATTGCGTCTAGTTTCATATGGGAGCGTCAGTGGGTAGATGATGAGAACCGGGATGAACTTGAGGCGCAGGTGGTATGTTTCAGATTGTCTACTACGCTGACCGCTGCATCATCTCCCGAGGCCTCCACATCGATCTCGACGCCTGAGCCTACATTGTGCACACCTACCCCATCGCTGTCGCACGCTTTTACCCTGACGGCGAGTGGGTCACGTCTGCCGACGCCTCTCGCTGCATCTGCGTCCGCTACGCCGAGGACGCCCTATCACTGCTGATCCTCGATGGCCTCCTCTCGTCCTCGATGGCCACCGCATCATTGTCTCCATGGATGGCAAGGGAAGGTCCTCGGTCTGTGCGTTCGTCGGAATCTGCCCTTATACGATTTGGTAGAGTACGTGTGCAGGACTACTCCTAGCTTTTTTTGAATCTGCAGATTTTTTCGATCCGCAATCTAGATGGGGAGGACGTACTTGCCCTCTAGATGGTCGTGGAATATTTCTCTGCACCCTGGTCTTTTTTTTACGACCGGTGGACATCGTGGAGGTCTCTATTCGTGGATTCCTTTTTCCTTTTCCATATATCCTGGAGTTTTCATGCGGTGAGGTTTCTATTTTTTCCCACGAACGGTGGACATGGTGGGGTTTTCATGCGTGTAGGCTTCTTTTTTTTTTTCACTACGCATGGACGTGGCAGATCCTATTTTACTGCACCATCTTTATTACGCAACTTTTCTTTCTATCCTGGCCGTAAATTTTACGATCGAATGctaaaattaatattgatgatgtgggttaattGAACAGCTTGAAAGATGCctgcaattagtaaatataagatataagatactccctccggtcgtttttagtctgcatataacttttgtccgaagtcaaagtatctctattttgacccaaatcaatattgttagattcgttatgaaatgtagtttcataatatatatattacgtattatagatgttgatattttctaatataaatttggtcaaactttgcaatgTTTGACTTGGCCTaattctaatatgcggagtaaaaaggaccggagggagtaacaatttttttaacacGAGATTGGTAAATAGGCGATATATACTTGCAGGCAGTACAGTTCTGGGAATACTACTGCTAATGAATCTTTAATCTCATCTCCACAAACTTGCTTCGTAGatcttttttttcttcagaatctTCACAATTCTGTTTGTTCTGATGTATACTTGCAGGTTTATTTTGATGAAAAGGTTCTTTCAATATTGGGCTGATGCTTCAAAGCATATCTCTTTTTTACTCTGCAGTGGATATCGTCTAACACTACTTTCCTACTAACAGGTATTTTTATATGGCTGAAAGAATCAACTGCTAGAGATTTCGGAAACTGTTCAACTACGAATTTTTGGTTACATCTTTTTCGATCAGTTTTACACTTTTAACTCCCTGTCGTATGTATGCATATTAATTTCAGTGTACAAAATTCAAgggttttaatttttttttctttgcaCTTGCGACCCAGAGCAGCGCCATGGCAGCAAGCGTGTCCCTCCAACCTGACCTTCAACGTGAGCGGCAGATCCCACCACGACTTGGCAGCGCCGCTGGTGGAACCGGCGTCCCTAGGTGAGCAATCGTCCAGATGGCCGTCGTGCTTCAACCCAGCAGGTACTACTCCCTTGGTCTCATCTTCTCAATAGCTAATTTCAGCACATGTTCGTCTGCCTCTTCATTTCCTTGATCCCAGAACCCTGTTTTCGTCCCAAATCAAGAATGATATTCTTTTGGATCTGGATCAAGATGGGTTATATTGATCCCCATCCCTCCAGTGAATATTTATGTAAGAGAATTTTAATTAGGTAGATTCGTTCTAGGTAGAGGAGTAGAGGCATTGTTTCCACGGGATGGTAGTGAGGTGTTGCAGATTAGAGCACCATCAGTGGTTCTTGAGCACCATCGAAAGGCAAAGGTACTTCGTGTGCCCTGCATCTTCAAAATAATCATCTGATGGAGTATCCCAAAAAGTACCATGATGTAAAGATCTGATTCATCTGAATATTACATGAAAACATAGAAGATTGGTGACACATGAAAATCCTATGAGCAGAGATAACACACTAATCAGCATTCTGCATTAGATTACTTAGTTGGTGGCTCAGCTGACAATTCAAGACGAAAGGCCTAAAATCTGACAAGCATAACAACATACTCTATTTTTTCTTTCAAAACGGAGGCAAATGTTTTGCCTCATCAATtatttaagaagaagagaattgcctagTTAATTTACGGAAAACCGGACGAAAACCAATACAAACGAAGCACGAACAAACTACTCCCACAACATGAAACCCCACAACCGCACAGGCGGCCTGCCAAACTCTCCAAATACACAACATCGACAAAGCCCTTCACTGCTACTACGCCGATTGACTccccacaagaacacctcaacacaAGACATCAAGCACCTCCGATCCCAACCCAAAACAACAACCCAAACGAAGAGGACAAGCCGAGAGACCGAAGATCATCCATCAAGCAGCCATAGACACCTTGCTTTTAGCATCATTTTTTCCTTTTCCCGCCTTTTTTGTTTGCCCCTTATTGGCGTCCCCGTCAGGAGGCAAGTGTAGAGAGATGTTTTGCCAATCCAATGATGGATGTATTGATGGGGTGCTGGTGCACGCATATATAATACAAGGGAAGGCCTCTACCTCAATtatacaagactaggaggtgggacacaactccaatacacgtgcaatacaaaatacatactcaacaccccccgcagtcgaagcgtcgccggagaCACAGAGACTGGACCTAAAATCCTCAAAGACGggagtaggcaatcccttagtcatcacatcagcCAACTGTTGTGTCGTCGACACGTGAAGAACCCGAACACGGCCAAGGGCAACGTGCTCGCGCATGAAgtgaatatcgagctcaatatgcttcgtccgtcGATGGTGCACTGTGtgggcggagaggtagaccgcgctgacgttatcgcagtagacaagagaggccttgtgaacatcacaaagcaactcctggagcagctgacgtATGAAAGAGCATTCGGCCATGGCATTGGCCACGGCGCTATACTCTGCCTCGACGCTGGAGCGGGAGACCGTGGGCTTCCGCTTCGATGACCAAGAGATCAATGTGGGTAGATGCAGTAACCCGACTTAGAATATCGTGTGTCGGGCCAGCCAACCCAGTCGACATCCGAGTAGGccacgaggtcggtggaggcggaggccgtcagggtgagtcccaaagacatggtgccgcgtatgtaacggagaatacgcttcaccaaggtccagtgagagtcacgcggggcgtgcatatggaggcacacctgctgaacGGCGTACTGCAGGTCGGGTCGAGTCAGCGTCAAGTACTGTAAAGCACGGACAATAGAGTGATAAAACGCTCCATCGGACGCGAGAGACCCCTCCAGAGTAGAGACCTTCGCCTTCGTGTCGACGGGGGTGGGgccggcttgcagttaagcataccgGCACGCTCCAGGAGCTCGTGGGCGTACTTCTGTTGATGCAGAAATAAGCCATCAACCCGGCGAATCATCTCGATGCCGAGAAAGTAGTGCAGGGgtcccaagtccttgagggcgaactcatcacgaagacgagcagtCACCCACTGAAGGAGATCGGGGGCGGACGCTGTGAGGATGATTTTGTCGACGTACAGTAGTAGATATGCTGTGTCAGCTCCCTGATGATACACGAAGAGTGAGGCATCGGAGCGAGTGGACCGAAATCCCAGAGACTGCAGGAAGGCTGCGATACGCTGGTACCaagcccgaggcgcctgcttcaacccgtaaagagaatgggagagcaagcacacgaagTCGGGGTGCTCGGCGTCGACGAAGCCAGtaggctgctcacagaacacctgctcggcgTGCTCGGCATCTTTCACAGAAAAGCCAAcaccgtcaaattcaacagtaagtgGGTTCTCACGAGTAAGACAACGAATGGAAACTAGGTTCGTGACTAATTCAAGTGAAACAAAAACATTAGACAGAGTGATGGGTGTGGAAGTGTAGGGAAAACTAGTGCTACCGATATGAGTAATAGGTAAGGAGGAACCATTGCCGACGGTGATACGAGTGGGTGTGTGAACAGGAGTGGAGGAGGTTAGTTTGCCGGGATGAGCTGCCATGTGCGCAGTAGCacctgagtccatgtaccagtcgcctccACCGACAGAGCTACTCGGCGACGTCGCGGAGTGTTGGGCGGCGAGGAGGGTGGGGTCCCATGGCACAGGTACCGGTGGCGGCGGAAGGCCCCCGTAGGGCGGCGCCGGGGCCGGCGGGCCATGACCACCGAGGGGCGGCGGCGCAAGGAGGGCGCCGTAGCCGGCGCCTGTCGACTGGTATGGTGCGTTGATGAACCCCTGGTGGTCCGCGGGAAGAGGCTGCAGGTAGTGCGGCGCCCCCCGGCACCCTGGATCGGCTGCTATtgcaggcggcgacggcggcctccACGCCGGGTgcgtcggccccctcctccttgcAGCTGCTGCTAGGCAGGCTCGGGTGGAGGCAACGGGTAACACccagcaggtgcgggaccaccacaGGTGGTGAAGTAGCCTGGAGAATCCATCGACAGGGCGGGCGGAGCATGGCCGCCGACAATTGGAGGGGCCGGCTACAGGTGGGTGAAGGGAGCCGGCGCGTCTGCGTACATGTAGCCAAAGAGAGACGACGCGGCAGAAGACATCGCAGCAGCGGCAGCGACGTTTGGGGGAGGAGTCACAGCGGCGGCTAGGGAGGAGCGGCAGCGCGCGGTGGGGATGGGGATGAGCAGCGGCGGCACGGACCAGTGGCGGCGACGAGAGGGTggagtggggcggcggcggcaagaacctgcggcggcggcggcgggggacggCGGCTGGcggagggagcggcggcggcggcgtgatggAGGCGCGGCGGGGGCGATTAGGCTAGGGTTAGGATCGAATTTCGATAGATACCATGTAGACAGAAGTTTTGCCAATATAATGATGGATGTATTGATGGGGTGCTGGTGCACGCGTATATAATACAAGGGAAggcctctacctcaactatacaagactaggtgatgggccacaactccaatacaCGTGCAATACAAAATACATACTCAACAGCAAGCAATCGACCTGCCCAAACCAGATCTAGCCACCTCCACGCTGGCTAGCAAATCACAAAGTTCCTTCATGAAAAGGGCATTTGGATTTGGAGTAGGTGCCAACACAAGTGGCTCAATGGTCATGCCACTCACATGCATCACTTGCCCGACGGTTGCAGATGAGGGAAGGGCAGCAATATCTAAAACTATGTGCTTCAAGATGCTGAGAGGTAGGTTGTCTGACCTCTGATAAGGCTCCACGGGTGGTGGTGAGGGCACCAGGTCCACCTCCGAAGCCTGACGAGGCTCCACGGGGGTGACGAGGACACACGGTCCACCATCGAAGCCTGGAGAGAGTCCAActtcagctgctccatcgacaCAGATGAAACATGTTCCCCACAGAACACCTGCAACTCGGGCATGATCTGCAACACCAGAGACACAACCTCAGCGGATACCTCACCCAGGGAGTCCGGCAACACAAGGTGCATCGTACTAGACCCAACACGGGGTGAGAAGCTACCAAAGAGCTCCGCACCTGCCTCATCAATCAAGCCAACAGAAGACTCCACCACGGGAGCATGTGCAAGAGGGAGCCTTTGCAGAGCAACCTCCGCACGATCCAGAAAGCTCCCAATACGCACCATCCAGCCTTGCAAGGAGTCAGCGACCTTGTGAAGCAGCTTAATTGCCTCCTCCATCTGTGAGGAAGTCATGCCATGAAGATCAGTTCCTAGTAGCTTCGTGTGGACCACAAGTGCAGACTGGAGCGTCACATCTATTGGGACAGAAGCCGAAGCAACCTACGAGTAAGGCGAGGAATCACGAAGAAGAGTCTTCATGTTGGATGGGGCCTCGTGTATCTCAGATGCTCATGAAGGCGCAACAATCATAGCCCAAGAATGAGCCAGCACCCGAGCTGAACTTACAAAAGACTGCAGCTGCACCGGTTGCAGCCTTACCGTGTGCGGTGTCCCGAGCGAAAGCATCGCAGATTAGATCCCTGCACTCGGCTGCTCAATGACCTTCTTCCGGAGCAACAAAAACATCTATCCAGAGCCACGCGGGCAGCCGGGGATGCTGTTGAGGCATGAAAGCCGAAGATGACCGAGGTGCTTGCCGCGCACGGCGGGACTGGACTAGCTTCCAGCCTGCAGCGTCCTCCATGAGCCCCATGCATGCCACATCCAGGCCGACAAGCAAGTCTGCGTCTGTGTCTGCATCAGAGACCAGGGGGCTGGAGCTCAACAGGGCATCAGGTAGCCGGCCGCCGTCCAGGCAGGGCATCGTTGTCGGTCACCCGTCAATGGTCTCCAGCACCTCCACGACGACGTCCTCAGAACACAAACCTGTCTCCGGCGGCCAGACGGACCATCAGCAGGACGGAAGAGGCCCCGACAAGGAGGACGGGGATGGTTGGCAGAGGAGGCAGACTGGCCGGCATTGATGGCATGCACGGGAGCTTGCACGATGGGGTGAACCATCCCTGAAGGGCCGGATCGGACTTGCAGGCGGCGAGGGAAGCCGCAGCGAGCGCGATGGCCGGAGTTGGAGAGGCCACCGAAGACGGCGCGGCCGCCGTGAGCATTGGGCCGTCATGAGCGCCGGAGCAGACAGCTGACGCAGCCGTCGCGGGGTGCGGACCTTCGAGGGGCAGAAGAGACTCTATTTTGAGGATGACCATGAGGAGCATTTCACCACACACAACCAACCATGGCGGATAATTGATGCCCATAAGTTTGCTGAATTCACATTGATATGCTACAGGCTCGACACTGGGGTGCTTCCCAAAGTACATACTACAGAGCGTCCTTTGAGAGTTCATGGCGAAGATCTGACCTTGGAATACCACAATCTGACTGATGTGTTCATTCTTTTAACATAGTACAGACACgagtgctcatatacacgcgcatacgctcatccctatgaacgcatacacgcacaccctacccctatgagcacttcCGAAATACTGAGCCGATATAtcgtcttgaaatttacgaagtcaccatagccacctcgtcgtcgacgggaacctctcctcccactgaatgtgcatcgccggaaatcctgaaataaatccaggaataaatgcgagcaccaggacttgaaccctggtgggctggggataccacagtccctctaaccatccaactacaGGTTGGTTCGCACTGATGTGTTCATTTGAAAAGTACCGCTCCCACCAAGTATGGCTGGGTACACGGAAAGTGTATAAGGAAGTTGCATACACATGTGTATATGCAGATATTTGCACCTAAAATAATAAATGAATATGGAAAGGGAACAACCAGAGTCTTGGGCCCCCTTTTAACTTGACTTTTGTCTTTTGTAGCCTGGTCGGTAACAAAGAGTTGCAAAACCTTGCTGGTTAGATTTTCTTCTTTTATCATATGAGTTGTGTTCTTCCTGGACAAGAACTCCATCCCCCAAATCCATAGCATGCGGTGACATCTGGGAGAaagaggtggggggggggggaggaaagaGGGTTGTGCGCTTTTCTTTCTTATGTGAGCAGGCTATACTCaaaaaaactcaacagaaaactactTTGAAGCTCAGGTCTTGGTAGTGGGCCTGGTACTTGGAAGATAATATCTATGATGGCTATTTCAGGATTTTATATTGCAATATTACTCTTGAGTAATTGTCTTTTTTGCAGGGGACGATGCATGCATCAGATGCAGGTGAGATGATGGTGATGTACGCCATCAATACAAGTAATTTTGAGCATGTAAAGAGAGAGGTCGTtaccgccaaggaggaggaacgACACAAATGGGTCTTGGACTTGGAGGCAAGAGTGCGGGGATTAGACAGGGGTGGTTCCCTACTTCATTACAAGTATTTTGAATTACAAGTTGGTGCAGCGAGGGGCTTGGGAAAGCGATGTGTTAAAAGTATGATGACCAAGATCAGGGACTGATGACATTCATGTTAAGTAGGTGGAGAACTCATGTTAGGTAGGTGGAGAACTTGACTACCATCGCCTGTCGTGGTGAAGAGTGACAGTGTGAAGGATCAATTGCGGCACGCAAGGATTTGTTTTCCCCGTTGCCATGCACATGTCATATTTGCTAGTGTATTATATGATGGAATGACAGAAAATTAATGTCAGAGACATTTCTATTATTATTATTCCAAATAAGTGTAAAATTGATATCAAAACAACATCTCTTATGGTACTGCCATTGGGACTAGGAAGTTAGAGCCCATCCGTACTAGCATTTGCAGCTCAGTGTTTTCCTTGAACAGCGCCGCCTCCTCTGGCATATCCTGAAGCTCGTCTTCGCATGCGCCGGCAGGGTGGTATGCATCAAACACACAGCTAGCTAGCTCTTCGAACCGCATGTTTCCCTTGTATCCTTGGTAGTtccttatcatcgcatcacatatgtTGAGAATGCTTGCCATTTCTTCATAGTCCACCTCACAGAAACGGAGGACACGCATCCTTACCGTACCCTTCTTGGCATTTTGTAGCATTTTCTTGACCATGGCGCTAGCAGAAGTGAGGCGGACCTTGATGATGTCCATGGCAATGAGCACTAGATCATGGAGATCCTTGGCCTTGATGCTCCTAATGTCCGACTGGAGGGTCGGTAAACAAAAATTTTCGGGGACGGTCTTGACGTACGAGTTAATTGAGGCGTTCTTGCATGCTTCCACCATGAGGTCGGTTGCGTTTGAGTTTCCACTACCAGAGCCACTAGCTTGAGTAGGGATGGTTGTGGAAAGAAGCATGAAGACAATGATGGGGAAAATGATGGAGGTAGTCGATATTGCCATTTTTCCAAGGCTAGCTACAAGCCTTGAACTATACTAGAACCAAGGGAGGTAAAGATAAATGGATGTAGAAGAATGTGTGAGGCAGAGTTGGATAGATGACTGGATAGACGTGATGTTGAGATTTATTTATATCGCGTTTAGTGGGGTTTCACAAATGTGGTGtgctccttttggatatcttggtaTTAATGCCACTTATATCCACAAATACATTGATGCTCATTCAGATATTATGGTACTAATGCCCTTTATATTCACAAGTACATTCAGGCTCGTATTCAATCGCTTGGTATTAATACGCTTTATATTCACAAATACATTTGTCCTCATTTTGATCTTCTTGTATTAATATTTGATACTCATAAAACTTATATACGTTCACCAATGCAACACACCTTGATTACGGATATCTAAATAATTATTGTACACTCAATGCTCACATATACGATGATGCCTTTCTTATATCTTCTCGTATTAGTATGTCTAATTTGGTTTGGTGCACCCTAGACATGCTTTTAACAGATTTGCTATGTTACGCTCATTTTGACAGTCAATCAAGTTGATCCATGTCTGCTACGTCTTATATTGGAGAGCAAGGTGTTGTGCCCACAAGTGTAAGGGTATTAAGTAGGAAATAATTTTATCTCAAGTAGGTGATCTAATGTTACCAATTTGTGTGAAGTAATGCTTGGTTCTACTTCTATTGTTGGTAGCCAAGGTATTGGACCGCAGAGTGCAAaggtttgtgatacgtctccatcatatctacttttccaaactcttttgcccttgttttggacactaatttgcatgatttgaatggaactaacccgtactgacgccgttttcagcagaattgccatgatgttatttttttgccgaaatcaaagttctcggaatgacgtgaaaatttacggagaatatttctagaatatataaaaaaccCTGAGGATGCGCCTGCCCCCCAGGGCACGCCCTGCAGGCTTGTGGGTCCCTGGTCCTTCTACaaccctaattccaactccatgTATACCTATTCGCGGTGAAAGAAATCAGAGAGAAGTATTCTGTTTGacacgaaaaaaggaaaaacatgcGCTCATACAAAAAGGTAGAGGTTTCGTATAAGCGTCTCCCTTGACCCGGCGTATAAAAGgttgcgggcgtgccagtgtacatAGTACacaaataaaaagaagaagaaatgaaaaaaagatgagGACTGTTGCCAAGACCAAGGGATCAAGCGATCATGGTCTCCTGGTTCCCGAGGGCCTCAGAAAGCCCCCGTTTAATTACTCCCGCGGATAGTACCGCGGGACACCTCCGATTAAGCTGCCCAGTCGTCATCTTCGGTCTTCGCTTCGCGTTCCTCATGCATAGTGGTGGCGCGTGTGTGGCGGCGAAAGAGTCCGTGTATGGAGTGGTAAACGCGCCGTTGAAAACATGGCCTTTGCTGCGGCCACGCCCACCTACGCCGTcttgcctcgtcggccttgagaggCATCGATGTGGTTGTTGATGTAGCATGCATGGTTGGGCTTGGCTTGGACGTCGTCGATGGCTTTGTAGATTCGCCAGATGTGCAAGGGGTATGCCCAGCGGGATTAGATGTCGAAAGGAGAAGAAGGAACGGATGGATGCGCGAAACATGGTGTGCACACATCCGTCGATGACCGCATACACCGCCGCCAATAGTGGAGGAAGTTGCCACCTTGCACCGCTCGACAAGGCCGGCGATGGCACAAGCGTCGCACGCCAATGGGCGCGCGTCGCCGACACAGAGTGCTGATAGTGATGCCGAGTTTGCCTCCCTGACTGATGCATCCGGACAGGCAACCGCTAGACATGAGCGGTCCCCGGCACGTGTGACACGTGTTCGTGTCGACGAAGAGGGAAGCCGACGAAGAGGGAGGTCGTCGACTCatcgagcgccgccgcctccggcgcgTCGAGCAGAGAATCTCATAGAGTCCTGGCCAGCCCATGGCGCCTCCATGGACCGGCGAGAGGTACAACACTTTGCGAGGGTGCCTCGCCCAGGCACCACCGGTAGTGTAGGTAGAAGGGGTGGCGCACTAGATGGCGTCGAGTCGAATGATGCGTGTCGGCGAGTCCCAGCCAGCCCATGGCGCCTCCATAGACTGGTGAGATGGGGGCGAGTAAGGCCTCGTGATGCGGCAGAGCCTTGCCCAGGTGCCGCCGATGTTGTAGGTAGAAGCGGGTGGCACGCTAGACTGCGCCGAGTCAAACGACGCGTGTCGCCGAGTCCCGGCATGATGGTGTTCCGGAGGACTTGCCAATGGAGGGTGCACCGGGGACCATGCACGGATGATGGCCCCGATACGTCGCCGTCTTGGATGGAGGGTGCGCTGGGGGTCGTGCATAGGTGGTAGCCCTGGCATGTCGTCGCCGACGGTGAATCCGGCGTGAAGGGGTCGGCGGGGGCTGCACACGAAGGGTAATCCCGGCGCGTAGTCGTCGTGAGCGGCTGGCTTGCCAGAGGGAAACCCGGAGGCGTCGTCACCATTGGTGAGTCTGGCACAACGGTGCTGCTGACGGACTAGGCGGCGCGGGGTGCATCGGGGACCGTGCATATGGATGGTAGCACCGATACGTCGTCTTGCGTGGAGGGTGCACCGAGGGTTGCGCATGCACGGCAACCCCAGCACGTCgtcgccggagtcgtcaccggtgaTTAGCGCACGGAGGGCTGCACAACCCCGGCATGTCGTCATTGTGAGCGGCGGGCGCCGAAGGCCGCGCATGCATGGCAGTCCCAACCCGTCATCGCCTTAGCTGAGTTGTTGACGAAGAGAAGGTCCGCCGAGGGCTAGGACAGCCCCTGCTCATCGTCGCAGGTAGTGAGTCTGACATGAAGGAATCACCGGGGGTTGGACACGAGAGGCAACCCCCGGCTTCGTCGCCTTCAAGGCAGGCCGGCGTGTGGGAGTCGCTGATGAGAAGTGCGCCGGGAGCTACCCACCAATGGCAGCCCAGCACGTCATCATATTCCCCGCCGGGTCGCCGGTGGAGGGTGCACGTCATTGCATGAGCGGAAGGTGCATCGGGGGATGCACATGAACTGCCGCCCCCGGCACGGCTTCGTCGTCTCCAGCGGCAAGAGATAGAGCCGGCGGCCGGCTCCGTCGTGTCCGGTCGTGCCGCCGCAACTCCGCTGGCCATCGTGGAGATGTGCAAAGAGAGGAGAGATGGGAGAGATTAGTACCAGttctgttagaagggagagagaggattggtggaatattttgatgtattgcttgagcctcgtgggcatatatataggagtacatgatctacttggagtacaaggcaagccggATTATTTTCTAGTCTAACCTAtttttcctaatacaatcacg
This portion of the Triticum dicoccoides isolate Atlit2015 ecotype Zavitan chromosome 7A, WEW_v2.0, whole genome shotgun sequence genome encodes:
- the LOC119327692 gene encoding uncharacterized protein LOC119327692 encodes the protein MAISTTSIIFPIIVFMLLSTTIPTQASGSGSGNSNATDLMVEACKNASINSYVKTVPENFCLPTLQSDIRSIKAKDLHDLVLIAMDIIKVRLTSASAMVKKMLQNAKKGTVRMRVLRFCEVDYEEMASILNICDAMIRNYQGYKGNMRFEELASCVFDAYHPAGACEDELQDMPEEAALFKENTELQMLVRMGSNFLVPMAVP